A section of the Virgibacillus sp. NKC19-3 genome encodes:
- the recJ gene encoding single-stranded-DNA-specific exonuclease RecJ, producing MLSSKANWKMNTIQDDIEQWMEDSNDLSPVLKELLRQRRITTAAEASKFLSPEIEDLQSPAGLASINNAAERVHTAIANQEKILIFGDYDADGVTSTTVLLKALIELGADCDYYIPNRFTEGYGPNEEAFTQAYNNGVHVIITVDTGIAAVHEADLAKQMGMDLIITDHHEVHSQLPDAFAIIHPKCSPNYPFKELAGVGVAFKFAQTLLGYFPKQLLAFVAIGTIADLVPLVNENRVLAYYGLRALTSTTNHGIIALKRECHIEGNVTEEDIGFSIGPRINAVGRLQNADLAVRLLMTEDQDEADNIARIVQQLNQERQQIVKDIVQEAEQMLETREKKDVIMVAKEGWNEGVLGIVASKLVQKFDRPAIVLSIKSDGSQVKGSARSIPAFDLFQNCMEIKEYFTTFGGHSQAAGMTFPMENFTSIQHALHTRINEQLNEADFKPVIEVNKTIVVPEINEKLIHEINKLAPFGISNPKPVFQLKDVPSQVRQIGSMKNHLKLQFKKDDGIVEGIGFGMGELYPYISPHTPITVVGELGINEWNGNKKAQIIMRDMRIEDWQLFDHRGKRNVDLPLSVKNRKLGICYNADQLPPW from the coding sequence ATGTTAAGTAGCAAGGCGAATTGGAAAATGAATACAATTCAAGATGATATAGAACAATGGATGGAAGATTCAAATGACTTATCTCCTGTTCTAAAAGAACTTTTACGACAACGACGGATTACTACTGCAGCAGAAGCTTCCAAATTCTTATCGCCTGAGATAGAAGATTTACAAAGCCCGGCAGGACTAGCTTCGATTAATAATGCTGCAGAACGTGTACATACAGCAATAGCTAATCAGGAAAAAATTCTTATATTTGGTGATTACGATGCGGATGGTGTAACTTCTACTACAGTTCTATTAAAGGCTTTAATAGAACTGGGTGCAGATTGTGACTATTATATACCAAATCGATTTACGGAAGGATACGGACCAAATGAAGAAGCATTTACACAAGCATATAACAATGGTGTTCATGTAATCATAACCGTGGATACTGGAATTGCTGCCGTTCATGAGGCTGATCTTGCTAAACAAATGGGGATGGATTTAATCATTACCGACCATCATGAAGTGCATTCACAATTGCCGGATGCTTTTGCTATTATTCATCCGAAGTGTTCACCAAATTATCCATTCAAAGAGCTTGCCGGTGTCGGTGTAGCCTTTAAATTTGCCCAAACGTTGTTAGGCTATTTCCCAAAGCAGCTTTTAGCATTCGTGGCAATTGGAACCATTGCTGATTTGGTTCCATTAGTAAATGAGAATAGAGTTCTGGCTTATTATGGTTTACGTGCGCTTACATCAACCACGAATCATGGTATAATAGCATTAAAACGTGAATGTCATATCGAAGGAAATGTGACCGAAGAGGATATTGGATTTTCAATCGGCCCAAGAATCAATGCAGTTGGAAGGCTTCAGAACGCTGATTTAGCAGTCCGATTATTAATGACGGAAGACCAGGACGAAGCGGATAATATAGCTCGTATCGTCCAACAATTAAATCAGGAAAGACAACAAATCGTTAAGGATATTGTTCAGGAAGCAGAGCAAATGCTAGAAACCAGAGAGAAAAAAGATGTCATTATGGTTGCAAAAGAAGGATGGAATGAGGGGGTACTCGGAATTGTTGCATCAAAGCTTGTTCAAAAGTTTGATAGGCCGGCCATTGTGCTGTCGATAAAGTCAGACGGGTCTCAAGTAAAAGGTTCTGCAAGAAGTATACCCGCATTTGATCTCTTTCAAAACTGTATGGAAATTAAGGAATACTTCACAACATTTGGTGGACATTCACAAGCAGCAGGTATGACGTTTCCAATGGAAAATTTCACATCTATCCAACATGCGTTACATACACGTATTAATGAGCAACTAAATGAAGCGGATTTCAAACCGGTCATTGAAGTGAACAAAACTATTGTGGTTCCAGAAATTAACGAAAAATTGATCCATGAAATTAATAAACTTGCCCCCTTTGGAATAAGCAATCCAAAGCCTGTCTTTCAATTAAAGGATGTCCCTAGTCAGGTCCGTCAAATTGGAAGTATGAAAAACCATCTTAAACTCCAATTTAAAAAAGATGATGGGATTGTTGAAGGTATCGGATTTGGCATGGGAGAGCTTTATCCGTATATTTCACCGCACACACCAATTACAGTTGTAGGTGAGCTCGGGATCAACGAATGGAACGGCAATAAAAAAGCACAAATCATAATGCGGGATATGAGGATTGAGGATTGGCAGTTATTCGACCATAGAGGCAAAAGAAATGTGGACCTTCCTCTCTCTGTAAAAAATAGGAAACTGGGTATATGCTATAATGCTGACCAACTCCCCCCTTGGTAG
- a CDS encoding N-acetylmuramoyl-L-alanine amidase — MKTITIGFFLMVCFNFILVIAVHADEAVIHEDNLNIRSGPGTEFDLIGQATINDVYTVIDRQDDWTKIKLDEGTGWIITEYITINRDQQDSSEKNITIQHSDTQLRNGPSTGYDIIHFADAGDNYEVIGEEGDWYEITSKDVSGFVLKNIVDENKETSYSTGFENRTIVIDAGHGGRDVGAIGTSGIYEKNIAYVTAQELAHELRILGAEVLLTRPEDEFISLGSRASFANAMDTDVFLSLHYNSVPESPSVTGVETYYYHEQNKELATYVQEEIIKETEADNRGTTNEDLFVIRQGLKPSLLLELGFISNAKEESLLETSVYQKKLVTGIINGLGKYFANK, encoded by the coding sequence TTGAAGACAATAACAATCGGCTTCTTTCTCATGGTTTGCTTCAATTTCATCCTGGTCATTGCCGTTCATGCAGATGAAGCTGTGATTCATGAAGATAATCTAAATATCCGCAGTGGGCCCGGAACTGAATTTGATCTAATAGGACAAGCTACTATCAATGACGTATACACTGTTATTGACAGACAGGATGATTGGACGAAAATCAAACTGGACGAAGGAACAGGCTGGATAATCACTGAATACATAACGATTAATAGGGATCAGCAAGACTCTTCAGAAAAAAACATAACCATTCAACATTCCGATACACAACTACGCAATGGCCCATCTACAGGGTATGACATCATTCATTTCGCTGATGCAGGAGACAATTATGAAGTTATCGGCGAAGAGGGTGACTGGTACGAAATCACAAGCAAAGACGTATCTGGTTTTGTGCTAAAAAACATTGTTGATGAAAATAAAGAAACCTCCTATTCAACTGGTTTTGAAAATAGAACAATTGTCATTGATGCAGGGCATGGCGGACGTGATGTAGGTGCAATTGGCACATCTGGCATATACGAGAAAAACATTGCGTATGTAACAGCACAAGAACTAGCACATGAACTCCGTATCCTAGGAGCAGAAGTACTTCTCACCAGACCAGAAGATGAATTTATCTCTCTTGGAAGTAGAGCTAGTTTTGCAAATGCCATGGATACCGATGTTTTTTTAAGTCTTCATTATAACAGTGTACCTGAATCCCCTAGTGTTACTGGTGTGGAAACCTATTATTATCATGAACAAAATAAAGAATTAGCCACATATGTCCAAGAGGAAATCATAAAAGAAACAGAGGCAGATAATCGGGGTACAACAAATGAAGATTTGTTTGTCATCCGCCAAGGACTTAAGCCATCTTTATTGTTGGAATTAGGATTCATATCTAATGCGAAAGAAGAATCACTACTTGAAACAAGTGTCTACCAGAAGAAATTAGTAACAGGGATTATAAACGGATTAGGGAAGTATTTTGCAAATAAATAG
- a CDS encoding single-stranded-DNA-specific exonuclease C-terminal domain-containing protein → MVEPITYETDVTTLSEAEELYIFDLPPDLKRLREIIKATKPINIHACYILENSMYLKAFPTREEFKWFYAFIYKRRSVDLKREMKVIMDAKGWNKDHILFIANVFFELEFVKIDNGMIEINANPVKKDLQDSKFYQERLIQADIEKVLYYSNYQELKQWFSKSMDHLSNHEEERANGL, encoded by the coding sequence TTGGTAGAGCCTATTACATATGAGACAGATGTAACTACTTTAAGTGAAGCAGAAGAATTATATATTTTTGATTTACCGCCAGACTTAAAAAGGTTAAGGGAAATTATAAAAGCAACGAAACCGATTAATATACATGCATGTTATATCCTAGAAAATAGTATGTATTTAAAGGCTTTTCCAACAAGAGAAGAATTTAAGTGGTTTTATGCGTTTATTTACAAAAGAAGGTCAGTGGATTTAAAGCGGGAAATGAAGGTCATCATGGATGCTAAAGGTTGGAATAAAGATCATATATTATTTATAGCGAACGTGTTTTTTGAGTTGGAATTTGTTAAAATAGATAATGGTATGATTGAAATAAACGCTAATCCTGTTAAGAAGGATTTGCAGGATTCGAAGTTTTACCAGGAGCGATTAATCCAAGCAGATATAGAAAAAGTATTATACTATTCAAACTATCAGGAATTAAAACAGTGGTTTTCAAAGTCCATGGACCATTTGAGTAATCACGAGGAGGAACGAGCCAATGGATTATAA
- the dtd gene encoding D-aminoacyl-tRNA deacylase has product MKAVIQRATNASVTVNDETVGEIEHGFVVLLGVTHDDNIEDVNFLINKIIHLRVFEDENGKMNLSLKDTAGSILSISQFTLYGDTRKGRRPNFLQAAKSDQADELYHQFNQLLRDQDVPVETGEFGEMMDVRLTNSGPVTFILDSKEK; this is encoded by the coding sequence ATGAAAGCAGTTATCCAACGCGCAACAAATGCAAGTGTTACTGTAAATGATGAAACAGTTGGGGAAATAGAGCACGGGTTTGTTGTACTTCTCGGTGTGACCCATGACGATAATATAGAAGATGTGAATTTTCTTATCAATAAAATTATCCATTTGCGTGTTTTCGAAGATGAAAACGGCAAAATGAATCTTTCTTTGAAAGACACAGCAGGTAGTATATTGTCCATATCACAATTCACATTATATGGAGACACACGTAAAGGAAGGAGACCCAATTTCCTGCAGGCTGCTAAATCAGATCAGGCGGATGAACTATATCATCAATTTAATCAATTGCTTAGAGATCAGGATGTTCCTGTGGAAACTGGCGAATTTGGAGAAATGATGGATGTTCGCTTGACGAATTCAGGTCCAGTAACATTTATTTTAGATAGTAAAGAGAAATAG
- a CDS encoding LapA family protein → MRGQTYVIFAIIFVIIIAVFAVTNVDPVEVNYLFWSGESPLILIILFSVLMGGIITAAVGMLKMFHLQREVKKLQTENKKMRQTLQDNNLVEEEADKELEEKGHTKE, encoded by the coding sequence TTGAGAGGGCAGACATATGTTATTTTCGCTATTATTTTTGTAATCATTATAGCGGTTTTTGCGGTGACAAATGTGGATCCGGTGGAAGTGAATTATTTATTCTGGAGTGGGGAATCACCACTCATCTTAATTATATTATTTTCCGTATTGATGGGAGGAATAATTACAGCTGCTGTTGGGATGCTGAAAATGTTCCATTTGCAACGGGAAGTGAAGAAATTACAGACGGAAAATAAAAAGATGCGCCAAACACTTCAGGATAACAATCTCGTGGAAGAAGAAGCGGACAAAGAATTAGAAGAGAAAGGTCATACAAAAGAATAA
- the spoVB gene encoding stage V sporulation protein B, with amino-acid sequence MAKQTFLQGALILILAGMITRFLGFINRLVVARLMGEEGVGLYMMAIPTLFLVMTLTQLGLPVAIAKRVAEAEAKNDQTKIKKILTVSLIITGISSVIFTVTMIFAAPFISTTLLTDDRTLYPLLAISPIVPIIAISSVLRGYFQGKQNMKPQSYSQVIEQVVRITCVAIFIKVLLPYGVEYAAAGAMFSVILGEFASLLYMIHRFKRKKTIKIRAHFFTYLKRSKHVLRELFSIALPSTGSRLISSISNFLEPILVAQSLALAGYSASMATKQYGELTGYVIPLLFLPTFITQSLSIALVPSISEAAAKQDKKLIHYRIHQSVRISFASGAIATIVLSLFSVPILTYMYGTANASHFLILMAPFFILLYIQSPLQAALQALDLARPAMWNSLIGAACKFIVLVFLASNPNFGIMGVAIAMSVGVVLVTLLHLAALQKTIGFSIPFKDISKMIGLIGLTWGAGDLLKKIYEHMNPHIVIFLIVLIVLTCIYIVFLFLLKFITKEELKQIPVIQKFI; translated from the coding sequence ATGGCCAAACAAACTTTTTTACAAGGCGCTTTAATATTAATACTGGCTGGCATGATCACCAGATTCTTAGGCTTTATCAACCGTTTAGTCGTTGCTAGACTAATGGGCGAGGAAGGTGTCGGCCTATATATGATGGCAATACCAACATTGTTTTTAGTCATGACGCTCACACAGCTTGGATTGCCTGTTGCTATAGCAAAACGTGTTGCGGAAGCCGAAGCAAAAAATGACCAAACCAAAATTAAGAAAATACTAACGGTATCCTTGATTATTACCGGAATATCCAGTGTCATTTTCACAGTAACCATGATTTTTGCAGCACCATTTATTTCCACAACCTTGCTTACAGATGATCGCACATTATACCCGTTACTGGCAATAAGTCCGATTGTTCCTATTATAGCGATATCTTCGGTCCTAAGAGGGTATTTTCAAGGAAAACAAAATATGAAACCACAAAGCTATTCTCAAGTGATTGAACAAGTTGTTCGAATCACCTGTGTAGCCATTTTTATCAAAGTCCTTCTACCTTATGGGGTTGAATATGCAGCTGCTGGTGCCATGTTTAGCGTTATTCTAGGTGAATTTGCTTCACTCCTTTATATGATTCATCGATTCAAACGAAAGAAAACCATTAAAATACGCGCCCATTTTTTCACCTATTTAAAAAGGAGTAAACATGTATTAAGAGAATTATTCTCGATCGCACTCCCCAGTACCGGAAGCCGTTTGATAAGCTCGATTTCAAATTTTCTGGAACCGATATTGGTTGCACAAAGTTTAGCCCTTGCAGGATATTCGGCTTCAATGGCAACCAAACAATACGGAGAATTGACCGGTTATGTAATTCCATTATTATTCTTGCCCACATTCATAACCCAATCTCTGTCCATTGCGCTTGTTCCTTCAATCTCTGAAGCAGCAGCAAAACAAGACAAGAAGTTAATTCATTATCGGATCCATCAATCTGTCCGGATCTCCTTTGCATCTGGAGCCATTGCTACAATTGTGCTTTCCCTTTTCTCTGTTCCCATTTTAACATATATGTATGGAACGGCTAATGCAAGTCATTTTTTGATTCTGATGGCTCCCTTTTTTATTTTATTATATATTCAATCCCCATTACAAGCTGCCTTACAAGCACTTGACTTAGCTAGACCGGCGATGTGGAATAGCTTGATTGGTGCAGCATGTAAATTTATAGTACTGGTCTTCCTTGCCTCTAACCCGAACTTTGGTATTATGGGGGTAGCAATTGCAATGTCTGTAGGTGTAGTACTGGTAACATTATTACATTTAGCTGCACTGCAGAAAACAATTGGCTTCTCCATTCCTTTTAAGGATATCAGCAAAATGATCGGCCTAATTGGGCTAACATGGGGCGCAGGAGATTTGCTTAAAAAAATATATGAACATATGAACCCCCATATTGTCATTTTCCTTATCGTATTAATCGTATTAACATGTATATATATCGTGTTTCTCTTCTTATTAAAATTCATTACAAAAGAGGAATTAAAACAAATTCCTGTTATTCAAAAGTTTATATAA
- a CDS encoding adenine phosphoribosyltransferase, producing MDYKQYVNIVEDWPKEGIRFKDITPLMDNGKAFKSAVDEIVTFAREKETDIIVGPEARGFIIGCPVSYALEIGFAPVRKEGKLPREVIKVDYGLEYGKNVLTIHKDAIKPGQRVLITDDLLATGGTIEATIQLVEQLGGIVVGCAFIIELSYLDGMEKLKGYDVLKLMTY from the coding sequence ATGGATTATAAACAATATGTTAACATAGTGGAGGACTGGCCAAAAGAAGGGATTCGATTTAAGGATATTACTCCACTTATGGATAATGGAAAAGCATTTAAATCTGCAGTGGATGAAATTGTTACATTCGCTCGTGAGAAGGAAACGGACATTATTGTTGGCCCGGAAGCACGCGGTTTTATTATTGGATGCCCGGTTTCCTATGCCTTAGAGATTGGATTTGCACCAGTAAGAAAGGAAGGAAAATTACCACGCGAAGTAATTAAAGTAGACTATGGGTTAGAATACGGTAAAAACGTTTTAACCATCCACAAGGATGCCATCAAACCAGGTCAACGTGTGTTAATTACCGACGACTTACTTGCAACAGGTGGTACAATAGAAGCAACGATACAGTTAGTAGAACAACTTGGCGGAATTGTAGTTGGATGCGCATTTATAATCGAATTGAGTTATCTCGATGGGATGGAAAAACTAAAGGGATATGATGTTCTAAAATTAATGACCTACTAA
- a CDS encoding RelA/SpoT family protein yields MAKDNILTIEDILTEVGQFLPEEDITFIRHAYEFAADAHRDQYRKSGEPYIHHPVQVAGILVELGMDAETIVGGLLHDVVEDTDVTVEELEDAFNREVAMLVDGVTKLGKIKYKSKEALQAENHRKMFVAMAKDIRVILIKLADRLHNMRTLKHLRPDKQRRISNETLEIFAPLAHRLGISTIKWELEDTALRYLNPQQYYRIVQLMRQKREQRESYIEEVMKEVSNQLEDVNIEADMSGRPKHLYSIYRKMVDQNKQFNEIYDLLAVRIIVDSIKDCYAVLGIIHTCWKPMPGRFKDYIAMPKPNLYQSLHTTVIGPKGDPLEVQIRTKEMHEIAEYGIAAHWAYKEGLQANRNDKSFEEKLTWFREILDWQNEAHDAEEFIESLKVDLFSDTVYVFTPKGDVIELPSGSVPLDFAYKIHTEVGNKTIGSKVNGKMEPLDYELRNGDIIEVMTSKHSYGPSQDWLNITQTSQAKNKIRQFFKKQRREENVMKGKEAVEREIRALSIQPKEVLTPDNMQRVYERFNFTNEEDMYAAVGYQGITAAQVANRLTDRIRQTKQKEKDLEQTLEEVKTDDKNKKIDKRDSGVKVEGVDNLLVRLSKCCNPVPGDKIVGYITKGRGVSVHRADCPNAQTEDAKERYLPVEWEENQTAKKQYHVDLEISGYDRRGLLNEVLQAVNETKTNITQVNGRSDKNKMAIIQITILIHNTNHLRKIVERIKQIKEVYTVTRTVH; encoded by the coding sequence ATGGCAAAAGATAATATTTTAACAATAGAAGATATTTTAACAGAAGTCGGTCAATTCCTACCAGAAGAGGATATTACTTTTATTCGACATGCGTATGAATTTGCAGCAGATGCCCATCGAGATCAATATCGGAAATCAGGCGAGCCTTATATTCACCATCCTGTTCAAGTTGCGGGTATCTTAGTTGAATTAGGAATGGATGCTGAGACAATCGTCGGTGGCCTGTTACATGATGTCGTTGAAGATACGGATGTAACAGTTGAAGAGTTAGAGGATGCATTTAACAGAGAAGTGGCCATGCTTGTTGACGGGGTAACGAAACTTGGTAAAATCAAATATAAATCAAAAGAAGCCTTGCAGGCAGAAAATCATCGGAAAATGTTTGTTGCAATGGCAAAAGATATTCGCGTTATCCTGATTAAGCTTGCAGATCGTCTGCATAATATGCGTACACTCAAACACTTACGTCCAGATAAACAACGTCGTATTTCCAATGAGACATTGGAAATTTTTGCGCCACTGGCACACCGTTTAGGTATTTCAACCATAAAATGGGAACTCGAAGATACGGCATTAAGGTATTTAAATCCTCAACAATATTATCGTATTGTGCAATTAATGAGGCAAAAAAGGGAACAACGTGAATCGTATATCGAAGAGGTAATGAAAGAGGTCTCTAATCAGCTGGAAGATGTCAATATAGAGGCCGATATGTCCGGTAGACCAAAGCATTTATATAGTATTTATCGAAAAATGGTAGATCAAAACAAGCAATTTAATGAAATTTATGATTTGCTAGCAGTACGGATTATTGTAGACAGTATTAAAGATTGTTATGCAGTACTCGGAATCATCCATACATGCTGGAAGCCAATGCCTGGACGGTTTAAAGATTATATTGCAATGCCGAAACCAAATCTCTATCAATCGCTGCATACGACTGTAATTGGTCCTAAAGGTGACCCATTAGAAGTACAAATTCGAACCAAGGAAATGCACGAGATTGCCGAATACGGTATTGCGGCACATTGGGCTTATAAAGAAGGGCTTCAGGCCAACAGGAATGATAAATCATTTGAAGAAAAGCTCACCTGGTTTAGAGAAATTTTGGATTGGCAAAATGAAGCACATGACGCAGAAGAGTTTATCGAATCACTTAAAGTTGATTTGTTTTCTGATACGGTCTATGTGTTTACACCAAAGGGTGATGTGATTGAATTGCCTTCCGGATCTGTGCCACTGGATTTTGCTTATAAAATTCATACAGAAGTAGGAAATAAAACGATTGGATCTAAAGTCAACGGTAAGATGGAGCCACTTGATTATGAATTGAGGAATGGGGACATTATCGAAGTGATGACGTCTAAACATTCTTATGGTCCTTCACAGGATTGGCTAAATATTACCCAAACGTCACAGGCCAAAAATAAGATTAGACAATTTTTTAAAAAGCAACGGCGTGAAGAAAATGTCATGAAGGGCAAAGAAGCAGTGGAAAGAGAAATACGTGCACTTTCCATTCAGCCAAAAGAAGTTTTGACGCCTGACAATATGCAACGTGTTTATGAAAGATTTAATTTTACGAATGAAGAAGATATGTATGCAGCAGTAGGTTATCAAGGTATAACAGCCGCGCAAGTGGCAAACCGTCTTACAGACAGAATTCGTCAGACGAAGCAAAAAGAAAAGGACCTTGAACAAACACTTGAAGAAGTAAAAACAGATGATAAGAATAAAAAGATAGATAAACGAGATTCCGGTGTTAAAGTTGAAGGTGTGGATAATTTACTTGTCCGATTATCAAAATGTTGTAACCCGGTACCAGGAGACAAGATTGTTGGATATATAACCAAAGGCAGAGGTGTTTCCGTTCATAGAGCTGATTGTCCAAACGCTCAAACAGAGGATGCGAAAGAAAGATATTTGCCGGTGGAATGGGAAGAAAATCAGACAGCAAAAAAACAGTACCATGTCGATTTGGAAATCTCCGGATATGACCGTAGAGGTTTGCTAAATGAAGTTCTGCAGGCAGTGAATGAGACAAAAACAAATATTACCCAGGTAAATGGTCGTTCTGATAAAAATAAGATGGCTATTATTCAGATAACCATACTGATTCATAACACGAACCATTTACGAAAAATTGTGGAACGAATCAAACAAATTAAAGAGGTCTATACAGTTACCCGAACCGTACATTAG
- a CDS encoding post-transcriptional regulator codes for MDIVQSVNEWKDTVKPALNSKVDEFRIMGYTKANHEDIWNCLVQKVWKGNPNKRLYEIVQDIFHLGSNVYLSYLTVNAYQDDDLMASITALTNETNSE; via the coding sequence GTGGACATCGTACAAAGCGTAAATGAATGGAAAGATACAGTTAAGCCAGCTTTAAATAGTAAAGTAGATGAATTTCGTATAATGGGATATACGAAGGCTAATCATGAGGATATTTGGAATTGCCTTGTCCAAAAAGTTTGGAAAGGTAATCCTAACAAGCGTTTATATGAAATTGTACAGGATATATTTCATCTAGGGTCTAATGTTTATTTGAGCTATTTAACTGTAAATGCATATCAGGATGATGATTTAATGGCTTCAATTACTGCTTTAACGAATGAAACGAATAGTGAATAA